One window of the Prochlorococcus marinus CUG1438 genome contains the following:
- the pyk gene encoding pyruvate kinase has translation MSNIDLKRRTKIVATIGPATQSEEIIKDLIKAGVTTFRLNFSHGDHKDHAARIKTIREVSKKLDIDIGILQDLQGPKIRLGRFKDGPVKVKKGDKFTLTSNEVECSNTIANVTYDKLSQEVSEGKRILLDDGKIEMTVEKVDRDANLLECLVTVGGVLSNNKGVNFPDVQLSVKALTEKDKEDLKFGLSEGVDWIALSFVRNPSDINEIKDLINKNGHSTPVVAKIEKFEAIDQIDTVLPLCDGVMVARGDLGVEMPAEEVPLLQKELIRKANSLGIPIITATQMLDSMASNPRPTRAEVSDVANAILDGTDAVMLSNETAVGDYPVEAVETMATIARRIERDYPLKAIESHLPSTIPNAISAAVSNIARQLDAGAIIPLTKSGSTARNVSKFRPPTPILATTTERSVARRLQLVWGVTPIVVKNDERTAKTFSLAMQIAQEMGILNQGDLVVQTAGTLTGISGSTDLIKVGLVRKIVSRGISIGEIGVTGKARIIKSNLDVSLICPGEILFVPVELMENIPLSKNIGGIVTNQNVNDVYALFNKNNIKISTICNLDNITNHQISNGDLITLQLNEGVIYMGQIEDDDETIDKYKYV, from the coding sequence ATGTCGAATATTGATTTAAAAAGAAGAACAAAAATAGTAGCAACAATTGGCCCTGCAACTCAATCTGAAGAAATAATTAAAGATTTAATTAAAGCGGGAGTAACAACATTCAGATTAAATTTCTCACATGGAGATCATAAAGATCATGCTGCGAGAATTAAAACTATAAGGGAAGTATCAAAAAAATTAGATATAGATATTGGAATATTGCAAGATCTTCAAGGACCTAAAATAAGATTAGGGCGTTTTAAAGATGGTCCAGTAAAAGTTAAAAAAGGTGATAAATTTACCCTCACGTCGAATGAAGTCGAATGTTCAAATACTATTGCAAATGTAACTTACGACAAACTTTCTCAAGAAGTTAGCGAAGGAAAAAGAATACTTTTAGATGATGGTAAAATTGAAATGACTGTAGAAAAGGTTGATAGAGACGCTAATCTTTTAGAGTGTCTGGTTACTGTAGGGGGGGTTCTTTCTAATAATAAGGGTGTTAATTTCCCAGATGTTCAATTATCAGTGAAAGCATTAACAGAAAAAGATAAGGAGGATTTGAAATTTGGTTTATCTGAAGGGGTTGATTGGATAGCACTAAGTTTCGTGAGAAATCCATCCGATATAAATGAGATAAAAGATTTGATAAACAAAAATGGGCATTCAACACCAGTAGTCGCAAAAATAGAAAAATTCGAAGCTATTGATCAAATAGATACAGTATTACCTCTATGTGATGGGGTTATGGTTGCAAGAGGTGATTTAGGTGTAGAAATGCCTGCTGAAGAAGTTCCTCTTTTACAAAAGGAATTAATAAGAAAAGCTAATTCATTAGGTATTCCAATAATTACAGCGACTCAAATGCTTGATTCTATGGCTTCTAATCCAAGGCCAACTAGGGCCGAAGTCAGTGATGTTGCAAATGCAATTCTGGATGGAACAGATGCAGTAATGCTTTCAAACGAAACTGCTGTTGGCGATTATCCTGTCGAGGCAGTAGAAACGATGGCAACTATAGCAAGAAGAATAGAAAGGGATTATCCACTTAAAGCTATTGAAAGCCACTTACCTAGTACGATCCCAAATGCTATTAGTGCAGCTGTAAGTAATATAGCAAGACAACTTGATGCAGGAGCTATAATCCCATTAACAAAATCAGGTTCTACCGCTCGAAATGTAAGTAAGTTCAGACCACCAACACCTATCTTGGCAACTACTACAGAGAGGAGTGTAGCAAGGAGATTGCAACTTGTATGGGGAGTTACTCCCATAGTAGTTAAAAATGATGAAAGAACAGCAAAAACTTTTAGTTTAGCTATGCAGATTGCCCAGGAGATGGGAATCCTAAATCAAGGAGATTTAGTAGTTCAAACCGCAGGCACATTAACTGGCATTAGCGGCTCAACAGATCTAATAAAAGTTGGTTTAGTAAGAAAGATTGTATCAAGAGGAATTTCAATAGGGGAAATCGGTGTAACAGGTAAAGCAAGAATAATAAAAAGTAATCTTGATGTATCCCTAATTTGCCCAGGAGAAATATTATTCGTGCCGGTTGAATTAATGGAAAATATTCCACTTAGTAAAAATATTGGAGGTATTGTTACGAACCAAAATGTAAATGATGTTTACGCTTTGTTTAACAAAAATAATATAAAGATTTCTACGATTTGTAATTTAGATAATATTACTAATCATCAGATTAGTAATGGTGATCTTATTACATTGCAGCTTAATGAAGGTGTTATATACATGGGACAAATTGAAGATGATGATGAAACAATAGACAAGTATAAATATGTCTAG
- a CDS encoding nucleoside triphosphate pyrophosphohydrolase family protein, with protein sequence MDFKTYQKKARETAQYPDLGSNNIYPTLGLVGEAGEVAEKVKKVIRDKNGIFDYESKLGIKKELGDVLWYVSNLCTELNFSLEDVALQNLEKLKRRAAEGKISGSGDDR encoded by the coding sequence ATGGATTTTAAAACTTATCAGAAAAAAGCTAGAGAAACAGCACAATATCCAGATTTAGGCTCAAATAATATTTATCCAACCCTTGGTTTAGTGGGAGAGGCTGGTGAAGTAGCAGAGAAAGTAAAAAAAGTTATAAGAGATAAAAATGGAATATTTGATTATGAATCAAAATTAGGTATTAAAAAAGAACTGGGAGATGTTTTGTGGTACGTTTCAAATCTTTGTACAGAATTAAATTTTAGTTTAGAGGATGTTGCATTACAAAATCTCGAAAAATTAAAGAGAAGAGCTGCCGAAGGGAAGATAAGTGGTTCTGGAGACGATAGATAA
- a CDS encoding YggT family protein, producing the protein MLSEIFAVLGQTLSIYSFILIIRILLTWFPGIDWSNGVLSALTSITDPYLNIFRGIIPPIGGFDISSLLAFLLLNVIQNLITNLQYASLGYS; encoded by the coding sequence ATGTTATCTGAGATTTTTGCAGTTCTAGGCCAAACTTTATCAATATATTCTTTCATATTAATAATAAGAATCTTACTTACATGGTTTCCCGGTATTGACTGGAGTAACGGTGTTTTATCTGCATTAACTTCTATAACAGATCCTTATTTAAACATTTTTAGAGGTATTATTCCTCCAATAGGTGGATTTGATATTTCATCTTTACTAGCTTTTTTACTTTTAAATGTTATTCAAAACTTAATTACAAATCTCCAGTATGCAAGCTTAGGGTATAGCTGA
- the scpB gene encoding SMC-Scp complex subunit ScpB gives MSDIDLVTKVEAVLYLKGRPITKKDLSEITNSDINSINDAIKDLKNKYSNSKSAIELNEVNNSFALELKSSLNEFVDDLLPSDLKTSELRTLATIAIKKKILQSDLILLRGSGAYDHIKELLEKKFIIKRKQKDGRSYWLSLSEKFFQTFAVSNEYLSKIGSNNNK, from the coding sequence ATATCTGATATAGATCTAGTTACTAAAGTTGAAGCTGTTCTATATTTGAAAGGTAGACCAATAACCAAAAAAGATCTTTCAGAAATTACTAATTCTGATATCAACTCAATAAATGATGCAATAAAAGATCTCAAAAATAAATATTCTAATTCAAAATCAGCTATTGAGTTAAATGAAGTAAATAACAGTTTTGCTCTCGAACTCAAATCTAGCCTTAATGAATTTGTCGATGATTTACTTCCTTCTGATTTAAAAACATCCGAATTAAGAACGTTAGCAACCATTGCAATCAAAAAAAAGATTCTACAATCTGATCTTATACTTCTTCGAGGTTCAGGAGCTTATGATCATATTAAGGAACTATTAGAAAAGAAGTTCATAATTAAAAGGAAGCAAAAAGATGGTAGATCATATTGGTTATCATTATCAGAAAAGTTTTTTCAAACTTTTGCTGTTAGTAATGAATATCTCTCAAAGATAGGAAGCAACAATAATAAGTAA
- the ilvA gene encoding threonine ammonia-lyase, biosynthetic, translated as MNDYFEKILQAEVYEVAKKTPLEKAHNLSNTLKNEIFLKREDLQDVFSFKIRGAYNKMSKLTKSELEQGVITSSAGNHAQGVALSALKLNCQATILMPITTPLVKVNAVKNLKAKVILFGDNYDETYREAIRISQDQNLCFIHPFDDPEVIAGQGTIAIEIEQQLKHKPHAIYIAVGGGGLISGISIYIKKIWPEVKIIGVEPEDADAMSKSLEQSKIVELSSVGQFADGVAVKKVGNNTFDIGRKYIDKMIRVNTDEICAAIKDVFEDTRSILEPAGALSIAGMKKDIFISHYSNKRMVAIACGANMNFERLRFVAERAELGECKEVMMAVEIPERAGSLIDFCRLLNDRNLTEFSYRMSDSINAQIFVGVQVYGIIDKKNLLEEFRNSQYPFIDISNDELSKNHLRHMVGGRLPKDFKELNNRNYVELLYRFEFPERPGALINFLKNMNSNWSISVFHYRNYGADVGKIVIGVLIDRSEIKEWNNFVKILGYKYWDETKNETYKLFLGAPE; from the coding sequence ATGAATGATTATTTTGAGAAAATACTTCAAGCTGAAGTCTATGAAGTTGCGAAAAAAACACCTCTAGAAAAAGCTCATAATTTAAGTAATACTCTTAAAAACGAAATTTTCTTAAAAAGAGAAGATCTTCAAGATGTATTTTCATTTAAAATTAGAGGTGCATATAACAAGATGAGTAAGCTCACTAAATCAGAGCTTGAACAAGGAGTTATTACATCAAGTGCAGGTAATCATGCTCAAGGAGTTGCACTAAGTGCCCTTAAGTTAAATTGTCAGGCAACAATATTAATGCCCATTACAACGCCTTTAGTAAAGGTAAACGCAGTAAAAAATTTAAAAGCCAAAGTAATATTATTTGGAGATAATTATGATGAAACTTATAGAGAGGCGATAAGGATTAGCCAAGACCAAAATTTATGTTTTATTCATCCTTTTGATGATCCAGAGGTAATAGCGGGTCAGGGAACAATAGCTATTGAAATTGAACAACAATTAAAACATAAACCTCATGCCATTTATATTGCAGTTGGTGGTGGTGGATTGATATCAGGAATATCAATATACATTAAAAAAATATGGCCTGAAGTTAAAATAATTGGAGTTGAACCTGAAGACGCAGATGCAATGTCAAAATCGTTGGAACAATCAAAAATCGTAGAATTATCTTCAGTTGGACAATTTGCTGATGGAGTCGCAGTTAAAAAAGTTGGTAATAATACTTTTGATATTGGTAGAAAATATATAGATAAGATGATTAGGGTTAACACAGATGAAATATGCGCCGCAATAAAAGATGTTTTTGAAGATACTAGATCGATACTAGAGCCAGCTGGAGCATTATCAATTGCTGGTATGAAAAAAGATATCTTTATTTCGCATTATTCCAATAAAAGAATGGTTGCGATTGCTTGTGGTGCAAATATGAACTTTGAGAGGCTAAGATTTGTAGCAGAGAGAGCGGAACTTGGGGAATGTAAAGAGGTAATGATGGCTGTTGAAATACCAGAACGTGCTGGAAGTTTAATTGATTTTTGTAGGTTGCTTAATGATAGAAATTTAACTGAATTTAGCTATAGAATGTCTGATTCTATAAATGCGCAGATATTTGTAGGAGTACAAGTTTATGGAATAATTGATAAAAAAAACCTTTTAGAAGAATTTAGAAATTCACAATACCCATTTATTGACATAAGCAATGATGAATTATCTAAAAATCATCTTAGACATATGGTTGGGGGTAGATTACCAAAGGATTTCAAAGAATTGAATAATAGAAATTATGTGGAGTTGTTGTACAGATTTGAATTTCCTGAAAGACCAGGAGCCTTAATTAATTTCTTAAAAAATATGAATTCTAATTGGTCAATAAGTGTATTTCACTACCGTAATTACGGTGCTGATGTAGGAAAAATTGTTATTGGAGTCTTAATAGATAGAAGTGAAATTAAAGAATGGAACAATTTTGTAAAAATATTAGGATATAAATACTGGGATGAAACTAAAAACGAAACATATAAATTGTTCCTTGGTGCACCAGAATAA
- a CDS encoding 1-deoxy-D-xylulose-5-phosphate synthase has protein sequence MLLSELSHPNQLHDLTVSQLEEIACQIRERHLQVVSTSGGHLGPGLGVVELTLALYQTLDLDLDKVVWDVGHQGYPHKLITGRYAEFDSLRQQNGVAGYLKRSESKFDHFGAGHASTSISAALGMAIARDRKGENYKCVAVIGDGALTGGMALEAINHAGHLPNTPLVVVLNDNDMSISPPVGALSSYLNKVRLSPPLQFLSDSVQESVKNIPLIGKDIPEELKNIKGSVRRLAVPKVGAVFEELGFTYMGPIDGHDIGNLITTFNAAHRLNKPVLVHVVTTKGKGYPYAEADQVGYHAQSAFDLTTGKSIPSKKPKPVSYSKIFGQTLLKICEQDSKVIGITAAMATGTGLDLLQKNIPDQYVDVGIAEQHAVTLAAGMSCDGLKPVVAIYSTFLQRAFDQLIHDVGIQNLPVSFVLDRAGIVGADGPTHQGQYDISYMRSIPNFVLMAPKDESELQRMLITSINHKGPTALRIPRGSGLGVAIMDEGWEPLNIGEAEILEEGNDILIIAYGSMVASAIKTAEILKTMNINACIVNARFVKPLDENLIIPLASRIKKVVTMEEGTLIGGFGSAIVELFNDKEVNIPVYRIGIPDVLVDHASPDQSKEKLGLMPDQMADKIIEKFKLKS, from the coding sequence ATGCTTTTAAGTGAGTTAAGTCATCCAAATCAACTACATGACTTAACAGTTTCACAATTAGAAGAAATTGCTTGTCAAATCAGAGAAAGACATCTTCAAGTAGTATCTACAAGTGGTGGACATCTTGGTCCCGGATTAGGCGTAGTTGAGCTGACATTGGCTTTATATCAAACTCTGGACCTTGATTTAGATAAAGTTGTCTGGGATGTAGGACATCAAGGATATCCTCATAAATTAATAACTGGACGATACGCTGAATTTGATTCCCTTAGACAACAAAATGGAGTAGCTGGATATTTAAAAAGAAGTGAAAGTAAATTTGACCATTTTGGTGCTGGTCATGCCAGCACCTCTATTTCTGCTGCTTTAGGGATGGCAATAGCAAGAGATAGAAAAGGCGAAAATTATAAATGTGTTGCTGTTATTGGAGATGGAGCATTAACTGGAGGAATGGCTTTAGAAGCTATAAATCATGCAGGTCACTTACCAAATACTCCCTTAGTTGTAGTATTAAACGATAATGATATGTCTATATCACCTCCAGTTGGTGCACTCTCATCTTATCTAAATAAGGTGAGACTTAGCCCCCCATTACAATTTTTGTCGGATAGTGTTCAAGAGAGTGTAAAAAATATACCTCTTATTGGAAAGGATATTCCGGAAGAATTAAAGAATATTAAAGGAAGCGTGAGACGTTTAGCTGTCCCAAAAGTAGGTGCGGTTTTTGAAGAACTTGGATTTACATATATGGGTCCAATCGACGGGCATGATATTGGAAATCTAATAACTACATTTAATGCTGCTCATAGACTTAATAAACCTGTACTTGTTCATGTAGTCACTACAAAAGGTAAAGGATATCCTTATGCGGAGGCTGATCAGGTTGGTTACCATGCACAGTCTGCATTTGATCTCACTACTGGAAAATCAATTCCGTCAAAAAAACCAAAGCCTGTAAGTTACAGTAAAATTTTTGGTCAAACTTTATTAAAAATATGTGAACAAGATAGCAAGGTTATTGGTATCACTGCAGCAATGGCTACTGGTACTGGATTAGATTTGTTGCAAAAAAATATTCCAGATCAATACGTTGATGTAGGGATTGCTGAACAACATGCAGTTACACTTGCAGCAGGAATGTCTTGCGATGGTCTTAAACCTGTCGTAGCTATTTACAGTACTTTTCTTCAACGAGCTTTTGATCAATTAATTCATGATGTAGGTATACAAAATTTACCTGTATCGTTCGTACTTGATAGAGCTGGGATAGTTGGCGCAGATGGTCCTACTCACCAAGGGCAATACGATATCAGTTATATGAGATCCATACCAAACTTTGTATTAATGGCACCAAAAGATGAATCTGAATTGCAGAGAATGTTAATTACATCTATTAACCATAAAGGTCCAACAGCATTGAGAATACCAAGAGGTTCTGGCTTAGGTGTAGCAATTATGGATGAGGGTTGGGAACCTTTGAATATAGGAGAAGCGGAAATACTAGAAGAGGGAAATGATATTTTAATTATTGCTTATGGATCAATGGTTGCTTCAGCTATCAAAACAGCAGAAATATTGAAAACTATGAACATTAATGCATGTATTGTAAATGCAAGATTTGTAAAACCTCTAGATGAAAACCTTATTATTCCTTTAGCAAGTAGGATTAAAAAAGTAGTAACTATGGAGGAAGGAACTTTAATAGGTGGATTTGGCTCTGCAATTGTTGAATTATTCAACGATAAGGAAGTAAATATTCCTGTTTACAGAATTGGTATTCCTGATGTTTTAGTAGATCATGCATCACCTGATCAGAGTAAAGAGAAATTAGGTCTTATGCCTGATCAGATGGCAGATAAAATTATCGAGAAATTTAAATTAAAAAGTTAA
- the psaK gene encoding photosystem I reaction center subunit PsaK produces the protein MFTTLFAAASAPATFEWSPKCAVVMIACNVFAYAIARATIRKPNEGFEIPNSKFYGGLSHASVVGANCLGHIFGIGAILGLASRGVL, from the coding sequence ATGTTTACTACATTATTTGCAGCTGCTTCTGCCCCAGCAACATTCGAATGGTCACCAAAATGCGCCGTTGTTATGATTGCATGTAATGTTTTTGCTTATGCAATTGCTAGAGCAACTATTAGAAAACCTAATGAAGGTTTTGAAATACCCAATTCAAAATTCTATGGTGGTTTAAGTCACGCATCAGTTGTGGGAGCTAATTGCCTTGGTCACATTTTTGGAATTGGAGCTATCCTTGGACTAGCATCACGAGGAGTTTTATAA
- a CDS encoding DUF3593 domain-containing protein yields the protein MNDLFIKFIEKLALIDNTALFALSIFPYAVFLFYLYKIKSVNKFVKTGFSLTVLFVFITIIISIYTLNYYDKTLVEIDFLHGLAESFLTLSDFVILFGFIKILNNLEVNNS from the coding sequence ATGAATGATTTATTTATAAAATTTATAGAAAAATTAGCTTTAATTGACAATACAGCTTTGTTCGCATTGTCTATATTTCCATATGCAGTCTTTTTGTTTTATTTATATAAAATTAAATCTGTTAATAAATTTGTAAAAACTGGTTTTTCCTTAACAGTTTTATTTGTTTTCATAACAATAATAATTTCTATCTACACATTAAATTACTACGATAAAACCCTTGTTGAGATCGACTTCTTGCATGGTTTAGCAGAATCTTTTTTAACACTAAGCGATTTTGTTATTTTGTTTGGATTCATAAAGATTTTAAATAACTTAGAAGTAAACAACTCTTAA
- a CDS encoding DUF2499 domain-containing protein gives MHELSFGTWLIHISSVIEWIFTIFVIYKISKYKKYNLFFWLSLAMVPNLIGAMCAITWHIYDNQDTLYGLVTLQGIFTFIGNSTLALASFTIFKTKKSYE, from the coding sequence TTGCACGAACTTTCATTTGGAACTTGGTTAATTCATATCTCTTCAGTCATTGAATGGATATTTACCATCTTTGTGATATATAAAATTTCTAAATATAAAAAATATAATTTATTTTTTTGGTTAAGCTTAGCTATGGTCCCAAACTTAATAGGAGCTATGTGCGCTATAACTTGGCATATCTATGATAATCAAGATACATTGTATGGATTAGTAACGCTTCAAGGGATATTTACATTTATTGGAAATTCAACATTAGCTCTCGCATCATTCACTATTTTTAAAACGAAAAAGAGTTATGAATGA
- a CDS encoding peroxiredoxin: MRNLVVSLLISFIFLFNCNLAIAFDFAPEVGDMAPNFQLEGFNKNIKLKKIWELNDFQGKWLVMYFYPKDFTAGCTLEAKGFSELKKDFSKYNAEIVGISADKKDSHESFCSEKSINYTLLSDPEGIISEKYGSWIPPFSDRNTFLISPEGEISYRWISVLPINHAKEVLNILKKKL; the protein is encoded by the coding sequence ATGAGAAATTTAGTTGTAAGTTTATTAATATCTTTCATTTTTTTATTTAATTGTAATCTAGCAATAGCTTTTGATTTTGCTCCTGAAGTTGGCGATATGGCTCCTAACTTTCAATTGGAAGGTTTTAATAAAAACATAAAATTAAAAAAAATATGGGAATTAAATGATTTTCAAGGTAAATGGCTTGTTATGTATTTTTATCCAAAGGACTTTACTGCAGGTTGCACTCTTGAAGCTAAAGGTTTTTCTGAATTAAAAAAAGATTTTTCAAAATATAATGCTGAAATTGTTGGGATTAGCGCTGATAAAAAAGATTCTCATGAAAGTTTCTGCAGCGAGAAATCCATAAACTACACTTTATTATCTGATCCTGAAGGTATTATTAGCGAAAAATATGGTTCTTGGATTCCTCCATTTTCAGATAGAAATACTTTTTTAATTTCTCCAGAAGGGGAAATTTCTTATAGATGGATAAGTGTTTTACCTATAAATCATGCCAAGGAAGTACTTAATATACTAAAGAAAAAATTATAA
- a CDS encoding 50S ribosomal protein L28 has translation MSRVCELTGAKANNGMAVSHSHIRTKKLQQVNLQKRRLWWEEGKKWVNIKISTKALKSIQKVGLDKFAKSNGVDLKKF, from the coding sequence ATGTCAAGAGTTTGTGAACTAACTGGTGCTAAAGCTAATAATGGGATGGCTGTAAGTCACTCACATATTCGTACAAAAAAATTACAACAAGTTAATCTCCAAAAAAGGAGACTATGGTGGGAAGAAGGCAAAAAATGGGTAAATATCAAAATTAGTACCAAAGCACTAAAATCTATACAAAAAGTAGGATTAGATAAATTTGCTAAATCAAATGGAGTTGATTTAAAAAAATTCTAA
- the htpG gene encoding molecular chaperone HtpG produces MEKGEIRINTENIFPIIKKAVYSDHEIFLRELVSNGVDAISKRRMASMAGDCENTEEAQVKISIDREKNTLTISDNGIGMNDEEIKKYINQVAFSSAEEFLTKYKKDNDEFIGHFGLGFYSSFMVADRVDILTKSAIGKSKAFKWSCDGSPNFTLEESEREKIGTDVILHLLDEEKEFIEPERIKSLIKKYCDFMPIDVLLEGETINKKNPPWRKQPSELKDEDYIELYKYLYPFQGDPLLWIHLNTDYPYDIQGILYFPKLSGRADWEKGEIKLFCNQVFVSDSIKEIVPKYLLPLRGVIDSTDIPLNVSRSALQTDRKVRSISSFISKKIANKLKELIKNSPEFYAEIWDSISAFIKIGAIEDEKFADLVDNSIIFETIINSENDVTKYIENKSLIKSNDKYFTTLANYKDRNKITESKKIIYCSDSIAQSSALNICLSDNKEVIKSDPLIDAQFLPWLESKNEDYQFQRVDSEINELEDNESKEIVDKDGKSNTDNLRDIIVKALNNEKVTVKVQSLSSKGAPPAMILLPEQMRRINDMGAYMEQKMPGLPEYHVLLINKEHPLIVGLNKITSNKIIIDKKDPIENPLASKIANHVYDMAKLSVGGLDQEQIINLQNNNAELISELLNSTN; encoded by the coding sequence ATGGAAAAAGGCGAAATTCGTATTAATACCGAAAATATTTTCCCAATTATCAAGAAGGCAGTTTATTCTGACCATGAAATCTTTTTAAGAGAACTTGTTAGTAATGGTGTTGACGCAATAAGTAAACGAAGAATGGCATCTATGGCAGGCGATTGCGAAAATACTGAAGAAGCTCAAGTAAAAATATCTATTGATCGTGAGAAAAATACTCTAACGATTTCTGATAATGGAATTGGAATGAACGATGAGGAAATTAAGAAGTACATTAACCAAGTAGCATTCTCTAGCGCAGAAGAATTTCTAACAAAATACAAAAAAGATAATGATGAATTTATAGGTCATTTTGGACTTGGTTTTTATTCAAGTTTCATGGTGGCAGATAGAGTTGATATATTAACTAAATCAGCAATTGGAAAATCAAAAGCTTTTAAATGGTCTTGTGATGGATCTCCAAATTTCACATTAGAGGAGTCAGAAAGAGAGAAAATCGGTACAGATGTGATACTTCACTTACTTGACGAAGAAAAAGAGTTTATTGAGCCTGAAAGGATTAAATCATTAATAAAAAAATATTGTGATTTTATGCCAATAGATGTCTTATTAGAAGGTGAGACAATTAATAAGAAAAACCCTCCTTGGAGAAAACAACCTAGTGAATTAAAAGATGAAGATTATATTGAGTTGTATAAATACCTGTATCCTTTTCAGGGTGATCCACTGCTATGGATTCATCTAAATACTGATTATCCATATGACATACAAGGGATATTGTATTTCCCTAAGTTGTCTGGCAGAGCTGATTGGGAAAAAGGAGAGATTAAACTATTTTGTAATCAAGTATTCGTTAGCGATTCAATTAAAGAGATTGTACCAAAATATCTTTTACCTCTAAGAGGAGTAATAGACTCTACAGATATACCTCTAAATGTCAGTAGAAGTGCATTACAAACAGATAGAAAAGTAAGATCAATATCATCATTTATTTCAAAAAAAATCGCCAACAAACTTAAGGAACTGATAAAAAATTCTCCAGAATTTTATGCTGAAATTTGGGATTCTATCTCGGCTTTTATTAAAATTGGTGCTATCGAAGATGAAAAATTTGCTGATTTAGTAGATAACAGTATAATTTTCGAAACAATCATAAATTCGGAGAACGACGTAACTAAATACATTGAAAATAAGTCGCTTATCAAATCCAATGATAAATATTTCACAACTCTGGCAAATTACAAAGATCGAAATAAAATAACCGAATCTAAAAAAATAATTTACTGTTCAGATTCTATCGCGCAATCAAGCGCATTAAATATCTGTCTATCGGATAATAAAGAAGTTATTAAATCAGATCCGTTAATTGATGCACAATTTCTTCCTTGGTTAGAAAGTAAAAATGAAGATTATCAGTTCCAAAGAGTTGATTCAGAAATAAATGAACTAGAAGATAATGAATCTAAAGAAATTGTAGATAAAGATGGCAAATCAAATACAGATAATCTTAGAGATATTATTGTAAAAGCACTTAACAATGAGAAAGTAACAGTAAAAGTTCAGTCACTTTCAAGTAAAGGTGCTCCACCTGCGATGATCTTGCTTCCAGAGCAAATGAGAAGAATTAATGATATGGGAGCTTACATGGAACAAAAGATGCCTGGCTTACCTGAATATCATGTGCTTTTAATTAACAAGGAACATCCTCTTATTGTTGGTCTTAATAAAATTACAAGCAACAAAATAATTATTGATAAAAAAGATCCTATAGAAAATCCATTGGCATCTAAAATTGCTAATCATGTTTACGATATGGCTAAACTATCTGTTGGTGGATTAGATCAAGAACAGATCATTAATTTACAAAATAATAACGCCGAATTAATTTCAGAATTGCTTAATTCAACAAATTGA